GCGGTGATACATCCACTTGCTTTCTTCATTGATACACTCTCATATCACTCTCTCTTACTCTCTGAGTAAGCACTCTCCGAGTGCTCTGGGTCGTTCGAGTTCGTTCACCTCACAGTTCATTCTTTACTGTTCGATTCACTATTCATTCACTTGTCCTCTCATCCTTCGAGTACTCGTTCATTCTTCTCTCTCTTATTAGTGTCGTTCTAATTTATTTGTTAACATTATCAACTTATTATGTAATTCGTGTGCTTTGTTTATTTAAATCATGCACTGATTAATCATGCATTTAAATGATTAATTATGTGGTATGCGATTATTGTTTATCTTGTATTAAAACGTACTTGCTTCTTTGAATGGGGATAAAAATTTTAGCCGCTGGTTTCAGCCAATGGGTAAAGTTAGCCGCGCCGTTGCGTGGTCTCATTAGGTTATCAATTGAGTACACAACACTGAGACACGCTGAGACATATCAATTAAGTATCGATGAATAATTTACATAACTTTATTGATACTGTATCTTTAGCTTCAGTTAATTGACACTTTTGCGGGGTAGCTATGAGATTCGGATACGCACGAGTTAGCACTAAGGAACAGAACACTGCACGTCAGGAGGCAGCGTTACAACCGGTATGTGATGAGTTGTTGATAGATAAGGTATCGGGTAAGAACGCAGACAGACCGCAGCTACAGGTGTTGTTACAGCGTGTGCGTACTGGTGACGTGGTGAATGTCAAAAGCGTTGACCGTCTGGCACGTAACACACGTGATTTACTGGAAATACTAGATACCTTGTTAGATGTTGGTGTCACAGTGCGCTTCCTAGATAACAGCATGGTGTTCACCGACGATCCCACGAGCCGATTCATGATAACTATGCTCGGCGCAGTAGGTGAACTGGAGAGATCCTTCATACGTCAGCGCCAATCTGAAGGCATAGCGATAGCTAAAGAGTCCGGTAAATTCAAAGGTAAGCCGAAGGATACCGAGCTAAGGGGGAAGGTACGAGAACTGTTAAAGCGAGGATTAAAGCCTGATGAGGTTGCGAAGTTAGCGGGATGTGGCAGAGCTACAGTCTTTAGAATCAAGCGGGAATTCAATGATAGGAGGCAATTAGAATAACTCTCATAAGGGGAGATAAAGTTCTACCAGTTCTACCTTTGCTAATCACTTGTCATCCCGAGGTGGTATTTAGAACGACACTTATAAGGGAAAGAAGCGCAGTCTGCACAAAACTTTTTAGCGTCCTTCTCTAACGCTCCGTGGCACGTGTGCTCGGAATCCCCCCCTGAACCAATCCAGCACACCCACAAGGAGCGCACAATGCTAGATGTTAATTCCTTACCGACGCAATTCAGTACTGTGGCCGATATTAAAGCAACCCTTAGCCCAATGTGTCACGGCTGGTTTGACGGCTTCCACAGCGGTAAGTTACCGGACAGAGCAATACTAGAGCAGATCCCAGCTTACCGCGCAACGTGGTTCGCATACTGCGAATTTGCTGGCATTAGCGTAGCGAAGTTCCAACGCAATGGGCTAGCTCGTGAAATACACAAGCTGAATTGCAAGCATGGCAAGGAGCGATATGCGCTCATTCAGGCATTCGCAGGTGTAACAATCCCACTTCCGCAGAATCTGGTAGATGCGATTATCCGTAGCGCCTATCAGAATGTAATGCAGGACGACACAGCAACCGCTAAGAGTATTATTGAGCAGCATACAGGCGACAATGCAGACTTAGCGAATAAAGTACGTACGTCTAAGCAGGTTAAGAAGGTGGTGAAAGCGGTGCGAGCAGCGGCGAGCGAAGAAGGTCATAAGCTCATGGATAATACATTGGGTAAGAAGATACACCACAATGCGGTTGTACAGGATACCGTGGGAAAGACCGTATCGAGCATTTTAGCCAGTAAGATTTTGGCTCGTAACATCGAGAGCCAACGGCAGGAGCTGGAGGTCATGAAAGCTCGACTTGCAGCACTTGAGGCGGCACAGCAACAACAAGCAGCCCGCAATGCTACTGATGATGCGGGGGATTGGAAGGAGAAGGCCAAAGAGTTACGTGCTCAAGGTAAATCATTCGCCGCCATTGCCCGTGAAGTTGGACGTAGTAAAGCACACGTAGCCCGCTTATTTTCCTACGTATCCTAATCGTCTCATAATGAGACGACTAAAATAGTAGGGATGGTATAGTTCTTTTTATACATAATTATACCAAACCCCCACCATATCCCGTCCCACACTGTACCGCAGCGCACATTCTCTACTCATACCGACTTTTCACCTAACCTCTAATACGCGTACCATATTCCCCGTCTGTTCCTAATTGAAACCTTGTTCAGGTGTTTTATTACTTCTGCATCTATATTGGTCGTTTTTTTGGTGACCTTTATCTGTTTGATTATAAGTAAGGATTTTAAATGTTCCTCAGGAAAAAAACTCTATTCTTGTTGCGTTAAATATATTTAATGCAATGAGTTTTTGTGGTGTTCGAATGGTGTTAATTATTGTTTAATAATATTAATTGAATTGTTGGTTTAATTGTTTTGAAATAAATTCTATGTGTGTTTAATAAAGGGGGGAGAGTGATAAACCAGAATGAGATGAGTGATGTGGTGGCTACTTTATTTGCGGTTGATTCGGAATCAGCAAGCGGTTTAATATGGAAGTATGCCATTGCTAAAAGAGTTAAAATAGGGGCTTGTGCTGGGACCCTAGGTAAAGATGGTTACTGGGCGGTTCAATTGAAAGGAAAGAAATATGCTGTGCATCGTATTGTATGGTACTTGACTAACGGAGCCATTCCAGATGGATATTGTATTGACCATGCAGATGGTGATAGAGGTAATAATAGTATACTAAATCTTAGATTGGCTACTAGGGCACAGAATAGCCAGAATGCGCGTAAATTTATGACACATAATGATCTACCAAAGGGAGTAAGCGTTAATAAAGTAAGCGGAGTCTATTGTGCTCAAGTTCAGGTCAATGGGAAACGATGGCGTAAGCGTGGAAAGAACCTAGAGCAACTTACGCAAGAGTTACAGTTAGCCCGTACAAACTCACACGGGCAATTCGCATGCCATGGGTAAATGGAAATATTAGTTCTTTGCTAATTCAGGGCAGCGTGGCGTTGTTAGGTTACTACAACGCCCAATGTCCATTCCGTTAATAATGAATACTCTTGGTTTGGATGGGTAGTATTTATCGAGCAATGCTATCGTTTCATCTAGTAATTCATTGCAGGAATCTGGTGAGGCAATAACGGATTTAGTATTCACTTGTAATAAGCAACCGTCACTATAGTACCAACCATTAAAATGTTTAACCGAAATAGTTTGTAGAGAGATTGTATCAGTACCGCTTCCAACATAATATGATGCTTCATCATTCATTGGAGCGCGAGAGA
The genomic region above belongs to Pectobacterium colocasium and contains:
- a CDS encoding recombinase family protein, which translates into the protein MRFGYARVSTKEQNTARQEAALQPVCDELLIDKVSGKNADRPQLQVLLQRVRTGDVVNVKSVDRLARNTRDLLEILDTLLDVGVTVRFLDNSMVFTDDPTSRFMITMLGAVGELERSFIRQRQSEGIAIAKESGKFKGKPKDTELRGKVRELLKRGLKPDEVAKLAGCGRATVFRIKREFNDRRQLE
- a CDS encoding helix-turn-helix domain-containing protein; translated protein: MLDVNSLPTQFSTVADIKATLSPMCHGWFDGFHSGKLPDRAILEQIPAYRATWFAYCEFAGISVAKFQRNGLAREIHKLNCKHGKERYALIQAFAGVTIPLPQNLVDAIIRSAYQNVMQDDTATAKSIIEQHTGDNADLANKVRTSKQVKKVVKAVRAAASEEGHKLMDNTLGKKIHHNAVVQDTVGKTVSSILASKILARNIESQRQELEVMKARLAALEAAQQQQAARNATDDAGDWKEKAKELRAQGKSFAAIAREVGRSKAHVARLFSYVS
- a CDS encoding HNH endonuclease, which produces MINQNEMSDVVATLFAVDSESASGLIWKYAIAKRVKIGACAGTLGKDGYWAVQLKGKKYAVHRIVWYLTNGAIPDGYCIDHADGDRGNNSILNLRLATRAQNSQNARKFMTHNDLPKGVSVNKVSGVYCAQVQVNGKRWRKRGKNLEQLTQELQLARTNSHGQFACHG